Proteins encoded by one window of Micromonospora coxensis:
- a CDS encoding GntR family transcriptional regulator, producing the protein MSAETSYLPVEESTYQRVREMLLNGEIPAGQPVNQSEVAVALGVSRTPVRRALARLEGEGLVAAGPRGWHAVGFDADRMTAVFEIRAVLEGLACRLAAHRVSRAELARLRVLFQDAYEQLTETGSAEAYYQADVAFHRALLEFAGEPLLTRTAEVHHILTTSLAPGLYRDPHETHPEHLAIIEALATGDADRAEEMARAHIRAAVPNIRTGAVYTPGAKSS; encoded by the coding sequence GTGAGCGCTGAGACGAGCTACCTGCCGGTGGAGGAGAGCACCTACCAGCGGGTGCGCGAGATGCTGCTCAACGGCGAGATTCCCGCGGGGCAACCGGTCAACCAGAGCGAGGTGGCCGTCGCGCTCGGGGTGAGTCGCACACCGGTCCGCCGGGCCCTGGCCCGGTTGGAGGGTGAGGGGCTGGTCGCCGCGGGCCCGCGCGGCTGGCACGCGGTGGGCTTCGACGCGGACCGGATGACCGCGGTGTTCGAGATCCGGGCCGTGTTGGAGGGGCTGGCCTGCCGCCTCGCCGCGCACCGGGTCAGCCGGGCCGAGCTGGCCCGCCTGCGGGTGTTGTTCCAGGACGCGTACGAGCAACTCACCGAGACCGGCTCCGCGGAGGCGTACTACCAGGCCGACGTCGCCTTCCACCGGGCGCTGCTGGAGTTCGCCGGCGAACCGCTGCTCACCCGGACCGCCGAGGTGCACCACATCCTCACCACCAGCCTGGCGCCGGGGCTCTACCGCGACCCGCACGAGACGCACCCGGAGCACCTGGCGATCATCGAGGCGCTGGCGACCGGCGACGCCGATCGGGCGGAGGAGATGGCCCGCGCGCACATCCGCGCCGCTGTCCCGAACATCCGTACCGGCGCCGTGTACACGCCGGGAGCCAAATCCTCCTGA
- a CDS encoding Gfo/Idh/MocA family protein — MQRPLRGLMVGVGYFAPIQLAAWRAVSGAEIRGLVGHRDRARVGAVARDAGVGWAGIDLAAAIDAVRPDFLDICTPPATHGDLIRYAVTRGLPVLCQKPLAATVAEAAELAELAHRHGVPLVVNENWRWQPWYRETKKLIDAGVVGQPFHTTMRMRPGDGWGEHPYPDQPYFADMPRLVLFETGVHYIDTTRFLFGEIDKVQCTTATVNPAVAGEDLVVAVLHTSRGGIVVYDADRSAVARTVRSLAYGTMSVEGTEATLEVADDGTMTVLRRDGQVLRHAYRMPDGWKGGCAIAAQQNFVDALRGGAEAETPATDYVRTMQVVEACYQSAALGRAVRIRADRAAGVPEPAGERLP; from the coding sequence ATGCAACGACCACTGCGGGGCCTGATGGTCGGTGTCGGCTACTTCGCGCCCATCCAGCTCGCCGCCTGGCGAGCCGTCTCGGGCGCGGAGATCCGTGGGCTGGTCGGGCACCGCGACCGGGCCCGCGTCGGCGCGGTGGCACGCGACGCCGGCGTGGGCTGGGCGGGAATCGACCTGGCCGCGGCGATCGACGCCGTGCGGCCCGACTTCCTGGACATCTGCACGCCGCCGGCCACCCACGGAGACCTGATCCGGTACGCGGTGACCCGCGGCCTGCCGGTCCTGTGCCAGAAGCCGCTGGCCGCGACGGTGGCGGAGGCCGCCGAGCTGGCGGAGCTGGCACACCGGCACGGGGTGCCGCTCGTGGTCAACGAGAACTGGCGCTGGCAGCCGTGGTACCGGGAGACGAAGAAGCTCATCGACGCCGGGGTGGTCGGACAGCCGTTCCACACCACCATGCGGATGCGGCCGGGGGACGGCTGGGGGGAACACCCCTACCCGGACCAGCCCTACTTCGCCGACATGCCGCGGCTGGTGCTGTTCGAGACCGGCGTGCACTACATCGACACCACCCGCTTCCTGTTCGGTGAGATCGACAAGGTGCAGTGCACGACAGCGACCGTCAACCCGGCCGTGGCCGGCGAGGATCTCGTCGTCGCCGTGCTGCACACCAGCCGGGGCGGCATCGTCGTGTACGACGCCGACCGCTCCGCGGTCGCGCGGACGGTACGCAGCCTGGCGTACGGAACGATGTCGGTGGAGGGCACGGAAGCCACGCTGGAGGTGGCCGACGACGGCACGATGACGGTGCTGCGGCGCGACGGTCAGGTGCTGCGGCACGCCTACCGGATGCCGGACGGCTGGAAGGGCGGCTGCGCGATCGCCGCGCAGCAGAACTTCGTCGACGCCCTGCGCGGCGGTGCGGAGGCGGAGACTCCCGCCACGGACTATGTCCGTACGATGCAGGTGGTGGAGGCCTGTTACCAGTCAGCCGCACTAGGACGGGCGGTGCGGATCCGTGCCGATCGTGCGGCGGGCGTGCCGGAACCTGCGGGCGAGAGGCTGCCGTGA
- a CDS encoding isocitrate/isopropylmalate dehydrogenase family protein, with protein MTEYRIAVLPGDGIGPEITAVATAVLQQLTAAHGGISLDLRHQDAGAGRWLREGVAFTDEAYDACVRSDAILMGAIGLPEARHPDGREVNGDVIFRLRFDLDLYAGIRPVRSWPGLTSPLSAAPPVDYVVVRENVEGLYASRTGGCNVRDEVATDTIVITATGTRKVSEQAFRLAGKRGGRPRDGRRLVTCVDKANVLSSYAFFRQVFDQVAAEHPDIGADHVYVDAMTAYQVQQPDMFDVVVAENMFGDIISDLAAATVGGLGLAASGDIGDRHGLFQPAHGSAPTIAGKGVANPIATVLSAAMMLDWLADRHADPAAAEVARLIDDAVGDVLADGRVLTPDLGGTAGTAQVGEAIIAAAIRRR; from the coding sequence ATGACCGAGTACCGCATCGCCGTGCTGCCCGGGGACGGCATCGGTCCCGAGATCACCGCCGTCGCCACCGCCGTGCTGCAGCAGCTCACCGCCGCGCACGGTGGGATCTCACTCGACCTGCGACACCAGGACGCCGGCGCCGGCCGGTGGCTGCGCGAAGGGGTGGCGTTCACCGACGAGGCGTACGACGCCTGCGTGCGGTCCGACGCGATCCTGATGGGCGCGATCGGCCTGCCCGAGGCCCGCCACCCCGACGGGCGGGAGGTCAACGGCGACGTCATCTTCCGGCTCCGCTTCGACCTGGACCTGTACGCCGGCATCCGCCCCGTCCGCTCGTGGCCGGGACTGACCAGCCCACTGTCGGCCGCACCGCCCGTCGACTACGTGGTGGTCCGGGAGAACGTCGAGGGTCTCTACGCCTCCCGCACGGGCGGCTGCAACGTGCGCGACGAGGTCGCGACCGACACCATCGTGATCACCGCGACGGGCACCCGCAAGGTGAGCGAGCAGGCGTTCCGGCTGGCCGGCAAGCGAGGTGGCCGGCCCCGCGACGGCAGACGTCTGGTGACGTGCGTGGACAAGGCGAACGTGCTCAGCTCCTACGCCTTCTTCCGGCAGGTCTTCGACCAGGTGGCCGCCGAGCATCCCGACATCGGCGCCGACCACGTCTACGTCGACGCGATGACCGCGTACCAGGTGCAACAGCCCGACATGTTCGACGTGGTGGTCGCCGAGAACATGTTCGGCGACATCATCTCCGACCTGGCCGCGGCCACGGTGGGCGGGCTCGGCCTGGCCGCCTCCGGTGACATCGGTGACCGGCACGGGTTGTTCCAGCCCGCGCACGGCTCCGCACCCACCATCGCCGGCAAGGGCGTCGCCAATCCGATCGCCACCGTGCTGTCGGCCGCGATGATGCTCGACTGGCTGGCAGACCGACATGCCGACCCGGCCGCGGCCGAGGTGGCCCGGCTGATCGACGACGCCGTCGGCGACGTGCTCGCCGACGGGCGGGTCCTCACTCCCGACCTGGGTGGCACCGCCGGGACCGCCCAGGTCGGCGAGGCGATCATCGCCGCCGCGATCCGGCGGCGGTAA
- a CDS encoding amidohydrolase family protein, with protein sequence MLGGPLVDVHGHFGRSAATGYSSGAADLLQAMDRHGIATTLVMPQPTADRGTADRVHAEITEAVAGHPGRLYGIVNLDPRLPEAEYRRAADHLLARAGFVAVKIHTAGFAVAPDDPVCDKVFRAAADHDVPVMVHTGLGGPHTLPQRVVEPARRYGPRPVVLCHAGFGAFCAEAIEVAVSTANVHLEPSWCPAFSVRQMVRRLGAHRVMFGSDHIENIPVELAKLDAVGLTPAERRLVCADTATSVFGLPPSTLTTTRPEAAA encoded by the coding sequence GTGCTCGGGGGCCCGCTGGTCGACGTGCACGGGCACTTCGGTCGCTCTGCCGCCACCGGCTACTCGTCCGGCGCCGCCGATCTGCTGCAGGCGATGGACCGGCACGGCATCGCCACCACCCTCGTCATGCCGCAGCCCACCGCCGACCGGGGGACCGCCGACCGGGTGCACGCCGAGATCACCGAGGCGGTGGCCGGTCATCCCGGCCGGCTGTACGGGATCGTCAACCTGGACCCCCGGCTGCCCGAGGCGGAGTACCGTCGTGCCGCTGATCACCTGCTCGCCCGGGCCGGCTTCGTCGCGGTGAAGATCCACACCGCAGGGTTCGCGGTGGCTCCCGACGACCCGGTGTGCGACAAGGTGTTCCGCGCCGCGGCGGATCACGACGTGCCGGTGATGGTCCACACCGGCCTGGGCGGTCCGCACACCCTGCCGCAGCGGGTGGTGGAACCCGCCCGCCGGTACGGCCCACGGCCGGTGGTGCTCTGTCACGCCGGGTTCGGCGCCTTCTGCGCCGAGGCCATCGAGGTGGCGGTCAGCACCGCGAACGTCCACCTGGAGCCGTCGTGGTGCCCCGCCTTCAGCGTCCGGCAGATGGTGCGTCGCCTCGGCGCCCACCGCGTCATGTTCGGCAGCGACCACATCGAGAACATCCCGGTGGAACTGGCGAAGCTCGACGCCGTCGGTCTCACCCCCGCCGAACGTCGCCTGGTCTGCGCCGACACGGCGACCAGCGTCTTCGGCCTGCCCCCGTCCACCCTCACCACGACCCGACCGGAGGCTGCCGCATGA